One genomic segment of Pseudoalteromonas sp. GCY includes these proteins:
- a CDS encoding GrpB family protein gives MSKIEFVPYQLVSASFNPWREVFVEVAEEVMVALAHPELEFLHFGSSSFKVAGKGIIDISVLYKPGQLTQAVGHLKKLGFKDQHSDNPFPDTRPRKDIAVMYQSELFQVHAHAIEKGSEEHIKQEKFKAYMLSNPDARAEYEAQKRLVIAQGIASQDEYGKAKAPFVKRTLKDIHFN, from the coding sequence ATGTCAAAAATTGAATTCGTTCCTTACCAATTAGTCTCAGCTAGCTTTAATCCATGGCGTGAAGTATTTGTTGAAGTTGCAGAAGAAGTGATGGTGGCACTAGCACACCCTGAACTTGAATTTCTACACTTTGGTTCTAGCTCTTTTAAGGTTGCCGGCAAAGGGATCATCGATATCTCTGTGTTATACAAACCCGGGCAATTAACTCAAGCTGTTGGACATCTGAAAAAGTTAGGCTTTAAAGATCAGCACAGCGATAATCCATTTCCTGATACCCGTCCGAGAAAAGACATCGCGGTGATGTATCAAAGTGAGTTGTTTCAAGTGCATGCTCATGCTATTGAAAAAGGGAGTGAAGAACATATAAAACAAGAAAAATTTAAAGCTTATATGCTTAGCAATCCTGACGCGCGTGCGGAGTATGAAGCTCAGAAGCGGTTAGTAATAGCGCAAGGTATAGCCTCTCAAGATGAGTACGGAAAAGCTAAAGCACCATTTGTAAAGCGCACTTTAAAGGACATCCACTTTAATTAA
- a CDS encoding MFS transporter, whose product MQNQQQWCEADLTGTNWSKSSSGFGRTFYIANIMEIFERLAWYGFFAVSSIYMTTPKSQGGIGFTDIERGAVQGIIPFFLYLLPVLTGALGDRVGYKKMFFFAFLVMTPSYYLLGQAQSFWPFFAALSFVALGAACFKPVVVGTVSHSTNDGNRGLGFGIFYTMVNIGGFLGPLVAGYMRAISWDAVFMMSAVWIAINFIPLMLFYKDPQTLPKTKQSLTQVLKTAQSVLGNTRLALTLFVALALLMSAGVGFANYSQGFTWIAIWFFINWMWDRTLINRAPNKAWWQQPMKVSNLPFALYLLILAGFWTVYNQLFYTLPVYIRDYADTRDILAWFGDSGVAFLAHVDIDKLTAAIFALFNELKESGAVSIETIRLEWVHLKVNVPHEQIQLILQTLNALHDNGQALSQHQAQTLAAQLVQYRQINPEYLINLDFAAIVVAQILVSFLCQRFRPFYVLVTGLLVMAVAFIALLSDSDWLSGQLIVTVILLIALGEMLASPKSQEYVASIAPQSQAALYMGYYFVSMALGFLFAGFLSGWSYKVLVQEMAAPELMWGLFAAIALITAVALFWFNKVIIDRKE is encoded by the coding sequence ATGCAAAATCAGCAGCAGTGGTGTGAAGCAGATCTCACTGGGACAAATTGGTCAAAATCGTCTTCCGGATTTGGTCGAACTTTTTACATTGCGAATATCATGGAAATATTTGAACGGCTCGCTTGGTATGGCTTTTTCGCCGTGTCATCAATTTATATGACAACACCAAAGTCGCAAGGCGGTATTGGCTTTACTGATATAGAGCGTGGCGCCGTACAGGGGATTATTCCCTTCTTTTTATATCTTTTGCCTGTTTTAACTGGTGCGCTGGGAGATCGCGTTGGGTATAAAAAGATGTTCTTTTTTGCATTTTTGGTCATGACGCCAAGCTATTATTTATTGGGACAGGCACAGAGTTTTTGGCCGTTTTTCGCTGCGCTGAGCTTTGTTGCGCTGGGCGCTGCTTGCTTTAAACCTGTTGTCGTTGGTACCGTAAGCCACAGTACAAACGATGGTAATCGTGGTCTTGGATTTGGGATCTTTTATACCATGGTGAATATTGGTGGATTTTTAGGTCCATTGGTTGCGGGATATATGCGCGCCATTAGTTGGGATGCGGTATTTATGATGTCGGCGGTTTGGATTGCCATAAACTTTATTCCCTTGATGTTATTTTACAAAGACCCGCAAACATTGCCTAAAACCAAGCAATCTCTTACTCAAGTATTAAAAACTGCACAGTCGGTGCTGGGTAATACACGTTTAGCACTTACGCTGTTTGTCGCACTGGCGCTCTTGATGTCAGCGGGAGTTGGGTTTGCTAACTACAGTCAAGGGTTTACTTGGATTGCAATTTGGTTCTTTATCAACTGGATGTGGGACAGAACTCTAATAAATCGAGCGCCAAATAAAGCTTGGTGGCAACAACCGATGAAGGTGAGTAACCTGCCGTTTGCGTTATATTTGCTGATCCTTGCAGGCTTTTGGACTGTTTATAATCAGCTTTTTTATACTTTACCTGTGTATATCCGTGATTATGCAGATACCCGAGATATATTGGCGTGGTTTGGCGATTCTGGCGTCGCGTTTTTAGCACATGTTGATATTGATAAGTTAACTGCTGCCATTTTTGCGCTGTTCAATGAGCTTAAGGAAAGCGGCGCGGTATCCATTGAAACCATTAGGCTTGAATGGGTTCACCTCAAAGTGAATGTCCCGCATGAGCAAATACAGTTGATACTGCAAACCCTAAATGCGCTTCACGATAATGGACAGGCACTTTCACAGCACCAAGCGCAAACCCTTGCTGCACAACTCGTACAATATCGTCAAATCAACCCTGAGTATCTCATTAATTTAGACTTTGCAGCGATCGTAGTCGCACAAATTTTGGTGAGCTTTCTCTGTCAGCGATTTAGACCATTTTATGTGTTAGTCACTGGCTTACTGGTGATGGCGGTTGCGTTTATCGCATTACTTAGCGATAGCGACTGGTTAAGCGGTCAGCTCATTGTCACTGTCATATTGCTTATCGCGCTTGGTGAAATGCTTGCCTCTCCTAAAAGCCAAGAGTATGTCGCGAGTATCGCGCCTCAATCTCAAGCTGCGTTGTATATGGGGTACTACTTTGTTTCTATGGCGCTGGGCTTCTTATTTGCTGGATTTTTATCTGGTTGGAGCTATAAAGTGTTGGTGCAAGAAATGGCGGCACCAGAGTTAATGTGGGGGCTATTTGCGGCTATCGCACTTATAACCGCCGTTGCATTATTCTGGTTTAACAAAGTGATAATAGACAGAAAAGAATAG